The following are encoded together in the Microterricola viridarii genome:
- a CDS encoding GntR family transcriptional regulator translates to MVETKISKAEQAYAILSRGIMDGTYGPGQRLVIDQLGREHGISSVPWRESLRRLEAEGWVDIVPNAGAIVKSVDVDSWHRTMNLLARLEGYATALSAPRLDAAELAEARDLNKQMGEALANFDPQRFGDLNRTFHESLCSKSDDERLNHLVHAEWTRLDLIRRTAFWYAPGRALASLAEHDQILDLIEAGADADLIETSVRQHEINTLDAVAKHEAERKAAERARS, encoded by the coding sequence GTGGTTGAGACGAAGATCAGCAAGGCGGAGCAGGCGTACGCGATCCTGAGTCGCGGAATCATGGACGGCACGTACGGCCCGGGTCAGAGACTCGTGATCGATCAACTCGGCCGCGAGCACGGTATCAGCTCGGTCCCGTGGCGCGAGTCGCTGCGGCGACTCGAAGCCGAGGGGTGGGTCGACATCGTCCCGAACGCCGGAGCGATCGTCAAATCGGTTGACGTCGACTCCTGGCACCGCACGATGAACCTGCTGGCGAGGCTCGAGGGGTACGCGACCGCTCTCTCCGCGCCGCGACTGGATGCCGCGGAGCTGGCCGAGGCGCGTGACCTCAACAAGCAGATGGGGGAGGCGCTGGCGAACTTCGACCCGCAGCGGTTCGGCGATCTGAATCGCACCTTCCACGAGTCGCTGTGCTCGAAGTCCGATGACGAGCGGCTCAACCACTTGGTGCACGCGGAGTGGACCCGGCTCGACCTCATCCGCCGCACAGCATTCTGGTACGCCCCCGGACGCGCGCTGGCCTCGCTGGCCGAGCACGACCAGATCCTCGACCTCATCGAGGCCGGCGCAGATGCGGACCTCATCGAGACCTCCGTGCGTCAGCACGAGATCAACACTCTGGATGCCGTCGCCAAGCACGAGGCGGAGCGCAAGGCGGCGGAGCGGGCTCGAAGCTGA
- a CDS encoding LysR family transcriptional regulator — MDLRQLRYFAAVVEAGSLTAAAGRLHMSQPPLSVAIAKLEADVGVPLLVRTPRGVEPTSAGRFLLDASTRVLGDIDGITSALRRFGSGVTGSLRIAAVPVLMWHRIPMLLRAYAADTPDVEVRLVDPPPWTAIDMLQQRSVDVAAVMVADPKRFAQRHRHVLDIVDWGPVPLVAALPPEEHLAPDPLPLTAFDGRVVVLPGRTAAVPSLPEAVDAAFRRHHISPSSIRTADTIQTSIPLVEAGIASAILPDPDGASLTRFNLTLRRLDRPPTPLRALVLARAGSASEPAVARLLAGIETMRSVDRM; from the coding sequence ATGGATCTACGACAGCTGCGCTACTTCGCGGCCGTCGTCGAGGCCGGCTCCCTCACCGCAGCCGCCGGGCGACTGCACATGTCGCAGCCGCCGCTGAGTGTGGCGATCGCGAAGCTCGAGGCCGACGTCGGCGTTCCCCTTCTGGTGCGCACGCCCCGCGGGGTCGAGCCGACGAGCGCCGGTCGGTTCCTGCTCGATGCGTCCACGCGTGTGCTCGGCGACATCGACGGCATCACCTCGGCGCTCCGCCGATTCGGCTCCGGCGTCACGGGGTCACTCCGCATCGCCGCGGTGCCGGTGCTGATGTGGCACCGCATCCCGATGCTGCTTCGCGCGTATGCGGCTGACACCCCCGACGTCGAGGTGCGGCTCGTCGACCCGCCGCCGTGGACGGCGATCGACATGCTGCAGCAGCGCAGCGTCGATGTCGCCGCGGTGATGGTGGCCGATCCGAAGCGGTTCGCGCAACGCCACCGCCACGTGCTCGACATCGTGGACTGGGGCCCGGTGCCACTCGTCGCGGCACTCCCGCCCGAGGAGCACCTCGCGCCGGACCCGCTGCCGCTGACCGCGTTCGACGGCAGGGTGGTGGTGCTGCCCGGCCGAACCGCGGCCGTTCCAAGTCTGCCAGAGGCGGTGGATGCGGCGTTCAGGCGACACCACATCTCGCCGTCGTCAATCCGCACGGCGGACACCATCCAGACCAGCATCCCGCTCGTCGAGGCGGGCATCGCGAGCGCGATCCTGCCCGACCCCGACGGCGCGAGTCTCACGCGATTCAATCTGACGCTGCGGCGGCTCGATCGACCGCCAACGCCGCTGCGGGCACTGGTGCTGGCTCGCGCTGGCTCGGCCAGTGAGCCGGCCGTCGCTCGGCTCCTCGCAGGAATCGAGACGATGCGCTCCGTTGATCGCATGTGA
- the hpaD gene encoding 3,4-dihydroxyphenylacetate 2,3-dioxygenase has product MLPITNSDPAFTLTRSSHVAIAVTDLARSRDFYRDVVGLVVTEETSDTVYMRGLEEAAHHSLILELAPEAKALHVGLRVRTDDDIVAAEKFFQENDIEHQRVERDHQGPTIRFRDAVGTRMELTSSMDVVPRKMQNYNEFVAGAPQRLDHYQCVTHDVQTATDFWTGLGMRMSEYTATDGTDELWGTWMEVKGNTHDLVFTNGRGPRLHHFAYAVPDGASLIHAADVAGSLGFGGEIDRGPGRHGISNALFLYLRDPDQHRVELFNTHYQFIDLETPPIRWDVTDPRRAQLWGMPASRRWFFEASEFPEEPVHEPLLQASPGTLEDYLGIH; this is encoded by the coding sequence ATGCTGCCGATCACGAACTCCGACCCCGCCTTCACTCTCACCCGTTCGAGCCACGTCGCCATTGCGGTCACGGATCTCGCCCGCAGTCGCGACTTCTACCGAGACGTCGTCGGCCTCGTGGTCACTGAAGAGACCAGCGACACTGTCTACATGCGCGGGCTTGAGGAGGCTGCGCATCACAGCCTGATCCTCGAGCTCGCCCCAGAGGCCAAAGCGCTCCACGTCGGCCTGCGGGTGCGCACCGACGACGACATCGTCGCCGCCGAGAAGTTCTTCCAGGAGAACGACATAGAGCACCAGCGGGTCGAGCGCGACCACCAGGGCCCAACGATCCGGTTCCGCGACGCCGTCGGCACCCGCATGGAGCTGACCTCGTCTATGGATGTCGTGCCCCGCAAGATGCAGAACTACAACGAGTTCGTCGCCGGGGCCCCGCAGCGACTGGACCACTACCAGTGCGTGACGCACGACGTGCAGACCGCGACGGACTTCTGGACAGGTCTCGGCATGCGCATGTCGGAGTACACCGCCACAGACGGCACCGACGAACTGTGGGGAACGTGGATGGAAGTCAAGGGCAACACCCACGACCTGGTCTTCACGAACGGCCGCGGGCCGCGTCTGCACCACTTCGCCTACGCGGTGCCAGATGGGGCGTCACTGATCCACGCCGCCGACGTCGCCGGCTCACTCGGCTTCGGCGGCGAGATCGACCGCGGCCCCGGGCGCCACGGCATCAGCAACGCGCTCTTCCTCTACCTCCGCGACCCCGACCAGCACCGCGTCGAGCTGTTCAACACGCACTACCAGTTCATCGACCTGGAGACTCCACCTATTCGGTGGGATGTGACCGACCCGCGTCGTGCGCAGCTCTGGGGGATGCCCGCCTCCCGTCGTTGGTTCTTTGAGGCCAGCGAGTTCCCGGAGGAGCCGGTTCACGAGCCCCTGCTCCAGGCAAGCCCCGGGACGCTCGAGGACTACCTCGGCATCCACTGA